DNA sequence from the Bacillus pumilus genome:
TGAGCCATGCGAGAGTTCTTTAGCCGTTCCGTTCATTTGTTTCATTTGGTCTGTCATTTCTGATGTTTTATCGGTAATTTTCTCAAAGCTGACTTTCGTTTCATCTGTAATATTTAATCCAGATTGTACTTCACCTGCTACTTGTTTAAACATGTTCTGTGATTTTTTAATTTCCTCTACAATCTCGTTCGTCAAGCTTTCAATTTCCTTTGAAGAGCTTCCGGATTGCTCTGCCAGCTTACGAACTTCTTCTGCAACAACAGAGAAACCTCTGCCTGCTTCTCCTGCCCGAGCGGCTTCTATCGCAGCATTTAAAGCTAGGAGATTGGTCTGGTCGGCAATGCCGTTAATGACACCCAGAATGTTCGTAATATCTTTTGATTTCTGCTCTAAGCCTTGAATCACAAGCTCTGCTTCTTTCACTGCCTGCTCGATGGTTTGCATTTGCCCTGCTGTTTTTTGAACAAGTTCTCCACCGGCCTGAGCCGTTTTGCTTGAATCAATCGACGATTCCATCATATGAGAGGTCGTATCGACCATATGGGACAAGCTGCGATCCATTTCGTTCAACTGAACTGAGCTTTTTTCGATCATATCATTTTGATGTTCATTGCTGTTTGAGAACTGTTCAATAGATGATGTGATATGCTCAGTCGCTTGAGCGGTCTGTCCCGCACTTGCTGTTAATTCTTCAGAAGAGGCGGCCACATTTTCAATGGAATTCTGGACAGCTTGAATGACTTGTTTCAGCTTTGCTGACATCTCGTTAAAACTCTGGGCAAGCTTACCGATTTCATCGTGCGTACGAACTTCAATGTGCTGGGTCAGATCACCCTGACTGATTTTCTCAGCCGATTCAGAGAGTGCTATCAGTGGCTTTCGGATCGATTTAATAATAAAATAAATCGCGATTCCGCCTATAGCAATCGCAACTGCCAGTATGATCATTGTTAAATCGAGTACTGGCTGTGCAGCTTCTTGGATTTCACCAACATACATCGTTCCAGCAAGCTTCCAGCCTGTTGCTTCATTTGTGTCAAAAAACATTTGCTTCGTCTGTCCATTGTATTCATATTTGAAACTGCCTTGTTTTTTATCATACAATTTTGTGATGAAATCACCTGTCAATTTCGCCCCAGGCTTGTCTGTTTTATGGGCAATATAATGCTGATCTGGAGTCGCGACAAACGCATAGCCTTCTTTGCCTATTTTGATACTGTTTGTATCTTTCACGATCGTGTTCAAGCGCATATTGATTCCAGTCACACCAGATCCATCTGCTAACCGCTCTGATATTGTGATGAGCAGGTCATCTGATGACTTGTCGACAAAAGGATCTGATATGATGAGTTTCTCATCTCCCATCGATTGTTGAAACCACGGTTCGTTTTTTGCGCTCGCTTCACTACCTTTGTGAATCTTGGAATATTCGGTTAATCTACCATTTTGATCTGCAATGAATACCTCCACTACATCTTCATCTGTTTCCGATAATTGCTCTAATTTCACCTTGAGTAAATCCTTGTTTTTAGAAGCCAATTCACTCTTTTTCACCGATTTCGATAAATAAGAAACGATATCAATTTTAGGCTGTACATCTTTATTAATGAGTTCGTTTAATTGCTGAACACCATTTGCAGCACTAGACATAATCTCATCATTGAGAGACTTTGATGCCACTTCATAAGAAAATGCTGCCAATACGAGAATTGGCACTAGGAGAATCGCTAAGAATGCAGTAATTAATTTCTTCGACATTGTAAAGTGCTTAAAAAAGTTGATTTTTTTCATGACTCTACTCCTTTTGAATTATGATTTGTGGTCTTTCCCTTCTATTCTTAGGTAATATGAATTATTTTTCAAGGCTTAATGTTCGAAAATAAACAAAAATAAGTAAAATTACCTATTTCTTTTGATTTACTCAATTAGAAAAGAGCCCTTTAGCTGAAGGGCTCTTTTCATTTTGTCTATTCGACTTTAAATTTGCTGATCAAATCACGCAATTCTTCTGCCATTGATGAAAGCGTAGCAGAGGAGGAGCTGATTTCTTCCATAGATGCGAGCTGTTCTTCCGCTGAAGCCGCAATGTCTTGAATGTTTGCGGAGCTTTCACGTGAGACGTCTGCAATCTCACGGACAGCCTCTGACACATGTGCAGAGCCATTTGAAAGCTGGACAACTGTTTGATTCATGGTTTGAAGCTGGTCAGAAATTTCTTTTGTCATTTCGAAAATATTGTGGAAGCTGACTCTTGTTTGTTCAGTGAAGCTTAGGCCTGATTGAACTTCTCGATTCACTGCAGTGAATACTTCCTGTGATACATCGATGTCTTGAACGATTTCTTTAATCAAATTCTCGATTTCTTTCGCCGAATTGGCTGATTGAACAGCCAGTTTTCTTACTTCTTCTGCTACAACGGAGAAGCCTCTGCCAGATTCCCCAGCTCTTGCTGCCTCAATTGCTGCATTTAGCGCAAGTAGATTCGTTTGGTCGGCGATACCATTGATGACACCTAGAATTTGTGTAATGTCTTTTGATTTACTTTCAAGAGCGCTGATGACATTCTCTGCTTTTTTCACGGACTGATCAATGACATTCATTTGAGAAGCGGTTTTTTCGACAAGCTGTCCGCCTTCCCCTGCGATACCTGTTGATTTGATCGATGAAGCAGTAATGGACTCAGCCGACTCATTCATGTGCTGAAGGCCACGGTTCATTTCATCTAACTCTTCTGAGCTGGATTCGACTTTGTCATTTTGACTTTCATTTCCATTGGAGAATTGTTCAATGGCTAGTGTAATATGCTCTGTTGCTTTACTTGTTTGCCCTGCGCTGGCGGTCAGTTCTTCTGATGAAGAAGCGACATTTTCGACTGAGGTTTGGACGGCACTAATGAGGGTTCTTAATGAGTCAATCATTGTATTAAAGCCTTTCCCAACTTGGCCGATTTCGTCATCTGATTGGATCTGAAGCTTATCGCGCAAATCACCTTCGCTGACTTTTTTCGAGAAGCGGGCAAGGTTGGATAATCTTTTAGATATAGAGCGGACGATAAAGAAGATGAGGGTACCTGCTACGATAAGTGTCACACTGAACACAATAATGGCTGTATTGAAAACGGGCTTTGCTGCATCTTCTACTTCTGATACGAGCATCGTTCCACCGATTTTCCAGCCGGTTAATTCGTTGGTCACATACGCAACCTTTTTATCTATTCCTTTGAGTGTGTAGCTGCCGTTTCCTTCTTTGTTTTGATAAATAATATTTGCTAGATTCTCATTGACCTGACTTCCTGGCTTTTGGGTCGGATCTGCTAAAACTGTTTTATCTTTCTCCATGATGAAGGCATAGCCTTTTTGCCCAATTTTGATTTCTTTTAACTTTTGAATCAGGGTGTCAATTTCCATATCAAGTCCAATAACACCTGACCCATCTTTCATTTTTTGAGTAATCGTGATGACCATTTTGCCTGTGGAGGCTGCTACGTATGGTTTTGTGATGACTTGTTTGCCGTTTTCTGCCTTGAGCGCTTCTTGATACCATGGGCGCTCTCTTGGATCGTAGCCATCAGGCATCTTTTGAACTGGATATTGCATAAACAATCCCTTTTCGGAGCCTGCATAGATAGCAGAAACATCTTTTTCATTAATTTTTCCAAATTGCTGCAATTCTTTGATGGTCGCATTTCTATTTTTTTCTTGAAGATTAGACGCTTTGAGTGAGTCTGTAAACAGAGCCACAGCATCTGCTTTGTTTCCTATATTCTCATTGATTAAAGTATCAAATGCATTGACTTGACTCATCGCACTGCCCATAATCTGTTTGTCTAGCTCTGTCTTTGATGTAAAAAACGCACTAATTGTCAGTGCAGTGGTTGGCAGGATAAGGACTACCAAAAAAGCCATAATTAATTTTTTTGAAATGGATGGTTTTTTTAACCATTGGATCATTTTCCCCATTTTCTCTTTCCCCCTTTACTTCTCTAAAGTTATTATCGGATGAAAGGTTTAATTTTACAGGCTAGACATGCTGTTTAAAAATAAAAAAAATACCCAGACAATTCTGGGTATTTTTTCATCGTTTTTTAATCAATTTTGAATTGACTTGTGAGCTCTTTTAGTTCCTCTGCCATGTTAGATAGTGTCACTGAAGAAGATGATATTTCTTCCATAGAGGCCAGTTGCTCTTCAGCAGAAGCCGCAATGTCCTGAATGTTTGCCGCACTTTCTCTAGAGACTTGGCGCATCTCCTGCATAGCTTGTGAAACTAGCTTCGAACCGCTCGATAGATCAATGGCTGTATCATTTAATTGCGTCAGTTTTTTCGACATTCCTTCTGCCGCCTCATAAATGTTCTGGAAGCTTTCTTTTGCTTCTTCTGTCATACCAAGTCCTGCATGTACTTCTCGATTGACCGTTTTGAACATATCTTGAGATTTAGCAATTTCTAACACAATTTCTTGAATGAGTTTTTCTATTTCTTTCGCTGAGTCTGCCGATTGGACAGCTAGTTTTCTCACTTCTTCTGCCACGACAGAGAAGCCGCGTCCTGATTCGCCTGCTCTTGCTGCTTCGATGGCTGCATTTAACGCAAGAAGATTCGTTTGATCTGCAATGCCGTTAATGACATTTAAAATGCTCGTAATATCTTTAGACTTATATTCTAATTGCTTCATGACTTGTTCTGCTTCTTGTACAGATGTATCAATATGTTTCATTTGGCTCGCTGTGCTTTCAACAATTCGGCCGCCTTGACCAGCTGCCTCTGTCGATTGAAGTGAGACAGTAGCCACTTCTGATGACGTTTGTGACATGCCTTGTAATCCTTCATTCATTGCCACAAGCTGATTCGTACTAGATTCGACTTTCTCGTTTTGTGCTTCATTTCCGTTTGAAAATTGTTCAATCGACATTGTGATATGCTCGGTTGCTTGACTTGTTTGGCTGGCACTTGCCGTCAGCTCCTCGGAAGCGGAAGCCACATTGTCGACAGATTGCTGTACCGCTCGAATGACGTCACGAAGGGATTCACTCATTTTGCTAAAGCTTCTCGTGAGATCTCCAATTTCATCCTTCGATTTGGTTTCAAGGGTTTCGGTTAAATCACCATCACTCACCTTTTCTGAGAAATCAACAAGCTTTCGAAGTCCAATTGTGATGGAGCGAACGATAAAGAAGATCGCAATACCGCCAAGGATAAAGGAAGAAATTAAAAGAATAATGGCAGAATTCCAAACTGGCTGTGCTGCTTCTTCTGTTTCTGATACAAACATCGTTCCAGCAATTTTCCAACCTGTTAAATCATTTGTCACAAAAACGAGACGCTTTTGTTCTCCTTTATTCTCATAAGTTGACGTTCCTTCTTTTCC
Encoded proteins:
- a CDS encoding methyl-accepting chemotaxis protein, which produces MSAKLKQVIQAVQNSIENVAASSEELTASAGQTAQATEHITSSIEQFSNSNEHQNDMIEKSSVQLNEMDRSLSHMVDTTSHMMESSIDSSKTAQAGGELVQKTAGQMQTIEQAVKEAELVIQGLEQKSKDITNILGVINGIADQTNLLALNAAIEAARAGEAGRGFSVVAEEVRKLAEQSGSSSKEIESLTNEIVEEIKKSQNMFKQVAGEVQSGLNITDETKVSFEKITDKTSEMTDQMKQMNGTAKELSHGSNDISHAVNQIKELSRESSAGFQDIAASAEEQLASMEEISSSSATLSQMAEELRELIKQFKI
- a CDS encoding methyl-accepting chemotaxis protein — translated: MSESLRDVIRAVQQSVDNVASASEELTASASQTSQATEHITMSIEQFSNGNEAQNEKVESSTNQLVAMNEGLQGMSQTSSEVATVSLQSTEAAGQGGRIVESTASQMKHIDTSVQEAEQVMKQLEYKSKDITSILNVINGIADQTNLLALNAAIEAARAGESGRGFSVVAEEVRKLAVQSADSAKEIEKLIQEIVLEIAKSQDMFKTVNREVHAGLGMTEEAKESFQNIYEAAEGMSKKLTQLNDTAIDLSSGSKLVSQAMQEMRQVSRESAANIQDIAASAEEQLASMEEISSSSVTLSNMAEELKELTSQFKID
- a CDS encoding methyl-accepting chemotaxis protein, giving the protein MIDSLRTLISAVQTSVENVASSSEELTASAGQTSKATEHITLAIEQFSNGNESQNDKVESSSEELDEMNRGLQHMNESAESITASSIKSTGIAGEGGQLVEKTASQMNVIDQSVKKAENVISALESKSKDITQILGVINGIADQTNLLALNAAIEAARAGESGRGFSVVAEEVRKLAVQSANSAKEIENLIKEIVQDIDVSQEVFTAVNREVQSGLSFTEQTRVSFHNIFEMTKEISDQLQTMNQTVVQLSNGSAHVSEAVREIADVSRESSANIQDIAASAEEQLASMEEISSSSATLSSMAEELRDLISKFKVE